A stretch of the Acyrthosiphon pisum isolate AL4f chromosome A2, pea_aphid_22Mar2018_4r6ur, whole genome shotgun sequence genome encodes the following:
- the LOC100158907 gene encoding clustered mitochondria protein homolog produces MTLEVKEGNLTNSNNQQLNGNIEMVCDDHKTPTVDHVINGISSQEVNSESTTAVDHVDVVNNNESHKIGKKQSKKNTKKEKDVDKIITNANINDISHSDDSSEENTDNDKKQGTEIIFIQDLGFNVKIVCPGTEGFEIQVSSMELVQEIHQLLMDREDTCHRTCFSLQLNGVTLDNFSELKTIDGLKEGSIIKVVEEPYTMREARIHVRHVRDILKSLEMADAYNGVDCNSLSFLNVVTQEKKKTRSESVDCTPPDYIMPNNKDRPLLPLHPTSKDLKGPLCIKVLTTSAWNPPPGFRKMHGDLMYMYVITLEDKHFHITACTKGFFINQSTNEEFNPKPAAPNHLCHSLIELLSQVSPAFKRNFAALQKKRTARHPFERVATPYQVYSWASPLLEHTLDAIRAEDTFSSKLGYEEHIPGQTRDWNEELQTTRELPRKNLPERLLRERAIFKVHGDFVAAATRGAMAVIDGNVMAINPGEEAKMQMFIWNNIFFSLGFDVRDHYKELGGDAAAFVAPRNDLQGVRVYSAVDLPGLYTLGTVVVDYRGYRVTAQSIIPGILEREQEQSVVYGSVDFGKTVTTNTKYIELLSQAAQQLKIMPHKVISEKSEEIELCSSVECKGIIGNDSRYYILDLLRTFPPDVNFLLLDEDILSKEVKSLGFPIQHRHKLCCLRQELIDSFIETRYMMFIKYAAFHLQHLNLWKNQKNVDSITDNNALIKEKKMQNIDENSKNEIADVKINENKVNENTSEESLETKKKIVETITESAVKDSDDNSTKEVVKKAAQKVGSLKETEFDIRFNPDVFSPGVKHFNSESDQFKLEKQLVVDAAEYLLLSQIPLFIRDCMDHSSAPMDGQILSENLHTRGINIRYLGKIAEKLSKIKQLEYLYSITVAELITRAAKHIFNTYIQSAELMSLANAVSHFLNCFLSSCSTPHPQNTLDDVKPIKKRNKRKGRLNRLLTVDNKDWANLTRHALWSQIRAEVKSYYAWELVSETIESICEHYGTQKISLLRSFCLKTGIQILLREYSFDSKNRFTFFEEDIVNMFPVVKHINPRATDAFNFYTTGQTKIQQGLLKEGYDLIMEALTLLNNVYGAMHPEIAQCLRMLARLSYIMGDYGEAMAYQQKAVFMSERVNGIDHPYTITEYIHLALYCYANNQITTALKLLYRARYLAVLICGENHPEIALLDSNISLILHAVQEYDLSLRFLEKALALNIKFYGPKSLKVAVSYHLVARTQSCMGDFRSALSNERETYAIYKQQFGEKHEKTQESSDCLKHLTHQAVVLQKKMNEIYTGKTGATLPPIQIHPPSMGSVLDMLNVINGILYVQISQQDLENFKAEVEKRSETLDLVKPSTEQQECTS; encoded by the exons GAAATATAGAAATGGTTTGTGATGATCATAAAACACCAACTGTAGATCATGTTATTAATGGAATCAGTAGTCAAGAAGTTAATTCTGAAAGTACTACTGCTGTTGATCATGTAGATGTTGTCAACAATAATGAATCCCATAAAATTGGGAAAAAGCAATCAaagaaaaataccaaaaaagaaaaagatgtagataaaattattacgaATGCAAACATAAATGATATTTCTCATAGCGATGATAGTTCTGAGGAAAATACagataatgataaaaaacaagGTACTGAGATAATCTTCATTCAAGATCTCGGATTTAATGTCAAAATAGTTTGTCCTGGAACTGAAGGTTTTGAAATTCAA GTATCTAGCATGGAATTGGTTCAAGAGATTCACCAATTATTGATGGACCGTGAGGACACATGTCACCGTACTTGTTTTTCGTTACAGTTAAACGGAGTAACATTGGATAATTTTTCAGAATTGAAAACTATAGATGGACTTAAAGAAGGATCTATTATTAAG GTTGTTGAAGAACCGTACACAATGCGTGAAGCTAGAATTCATGTTCGTCATGTTAGAgacatattaaaatcattagaaATGGCAGATGCTTATAATGGTGTTGATTGTAattcattatcatttttaaatgttgttactCAAG aaaagaaaaaaactcgGTCTGAAAGTGTTGACTGTACTCCTCCAGACTATATAATGCCAAACAATAAAGATCGACCTTTACTTCCTCTGCATCCAACATCAAAAGACTTAAAAGGACCTCTGTGTATCaag GTGCTTACTACTTCTGCGTGGAATCCGCCTCCTGGTTTTCGAAAAATGCACGGAGATTTGATGTATATGTATGTTATTACATTAGAAGATAAACATTTTCACATTACTGCTTGTACTAAAGGATTTTTCATTAAcca GTCTACAAACGAAGAATTTAATCCTAAACCCGCTGCTCCAAATCATTTATGTCACTCTTTAATTGAATTGTTAAGTCAAGTAAGTCCAGCTTTCAAACGGAATTTTGCAGCATTGCAAAAAAAGAGAACTGCTCGTCATCCTTTTGAACGTGTTGCAACACCTTATCAAGTATACAGTTGGGCTTCTCCATTACTTGAACATACTTTAGATGCCATCAGAGCTGAAGACA cATTTTCATCAAAACTTGGATATGAAGAACATATCCCAGGTCAAACCCGAGATTGGAATGAAGAATTACAAACAACTAGAGAACTTCCCCGTAAAAATCTTCCAGAACGTTTATTAAGAGAAAGAGCCATTTTCAAA GTGCACGGTGATTTTGTAGCTGCTGCTACCCGAGGTGCTATGGCAGTAATTGATGGTAATGTAATGGCTATTAATCCTGGTGAAGAAGCAAAAATGCAAATGTTtatatggaataatatttttttctctctggGTTTTGATGTTAGAGATCATTATAAGGAATTAGGAGGAGATGCTGCTGCTTTTGTTGCTCct CGAAATGATTTACAAGGAGTGCGAGTATATAGTGCAGTAGACTTGCCTGGATTATACACATTGGGGACAGTAGTTGTTGATTATAGAGGGTACAGAGTTACAGCTCAATCTATCATTCCCGGTATTTTGGAAAGAGAACAAGAACAATCTGTTGTGTATGGATCTGTGGATTTTGGTAAAACTGTGACTaccaacacaaaatatattgaactg CTTAGTCAAGCAGCTcagcagttaaaaataatgCCACATAAAGTTATCAGTGAAAAAAGTGAAGAAATTGAATTATGTTCTTCTGTAGAGTGTAAAGGTATTATTGGAAATGATAGCCGTTATTATATCTTGGATCTACTTAGAACTTTTCCTCCAGATGTTAATTTCCTGTTac TTGATGAAGATATACTTAGCAAAGAAGTAAAATCTTTGGGATTTCCTATTCAACATAGACATAAACTATGTTGTCTCAGACAGGAGTTGATTGATTCATTTATTGA aacacgttatatgatgtttattaaatatgcaGCATTCCATTTACAGCATTTAAACTTatggaaaaaccaaaaaaatgtagACAGCATTACTGATAACAATGCACTG attaaagaaaaaaaaatgcaaaacatcgatgaaaatagtaaaaatgaaatagctgatgttaaaataaatgaaaataaagtgAATGAAAATACATCAGAAGAATCATTagagactaaaaaaaaaattgtggaaaCAATTACTGAAAGCGCTGTAAAAGata gtgatgATAATAGCACAAAAGAAGTTGTTAAAAAAGCTGCTCAAAAAGTCGGCTCACTGAAAGAAACAGAATTTGATATAAGATTCAATCCAGATGTGTTTTCGCCAGGTGTAAAGCATTTTAACTCTGAATCAGatcaatttaaattagaaaaacaattagTTGTAGATGCAGCTGAATATCTACTGTTATCACAAATTCCATTGTTT aTTAGAGACTGCATGGATCATTCTTCTGCTCCAATGGATGGACAAATATTATCTGAAAATTTACATACAAGAGGTATCAATATTCGTTATTTGGGGAAAATAGCtgaaaaactttcaaaaatcaAACAACTTGAATATTTGTACAGTATAACTGTTGCAGAATTAATTACTAGAGCagcaaaacatatatttaatacatacatacaa tcagCAGAATTGATGAGTCTAGCAAATGCAGttagtcattttttgaactgttttctGTCATCCTGTTCAACACCACATCCTCAAAATACATTAGACGATGTTAAACCAATCAAAAAACGCAACAAACGTAAAGGTCGATTAAACAGATTACTAACAGTAGATAATAAAGATTGGGCTAATCTTACTCGGCATGCTCTATGGTCTCAAATTCGAGCAGaagtaaaatcatattatgctTGGGAATTGGTTTCTGAAACTATTGAATCTATTTGTGAACATTATGGTActcaaaaaatatcattattgag gtcattttgtttaaaaactggAATTCAGATACTGTTGAGAGAATATTCATTTGATTCTAAAAATCGGTTTACATTCTTTGAAGAAGATATTGTGAATATGTTTCCTGTTGTTAAACATATTAACCCTagg GCAACcgatgcatttaatttttatactactgGCCAAACAAAAATTCAACAAGGGCTTTTGAAAGAAGGATACGATTTAATTATGGAAGCTTTGActctattaaataatgtatatggtGCAATGCATCCTGAAATTGCTCAATGTTTACGAATGCTTGCTAGGTTAAGTTATATAATGGGTGATTACGGTGAAGCCATGGCATATCAACAGAAAGCTGTATTTATGTCAGAACGAGTTAATGGAATTGATCATCCTTATACCATAACAGAATAT attCATTTAGCTTTGTATTGTTATgcaaataatcaaataactaCCGCTTTAAAGTTATTGTATCGAGCTCGTTATTTAGCTGTTTTGATTTGTGGAGAAAACCACCCTGAAATCGCTCTATTAGAT agTAATATTAGTCTGATATTACATGCAGTTCAAGAATATGATCTTTCGTTGAGATTTTTAGAGAAAGCGTtagctttaaatattaaattttatggtCCTAAATCATTAAAAGTAGCAGTGAGTTATCATCTAGTTGCCCGCACTCAAAGTTGTATGGGAGATTTTCGTTCAGCGTTGAGCAATGAAAGAGAAACTTATgcaatttataaacaacag tttggtgaaaaacatgaaaaaacaCAGGAATCATCAGATTGTTTGAAACACCTAACACATCAGGCAgtagtattacaaaaaaaaatgaatgaaatctATACAGGCAAAACTGGTGCTACATTACCTCCAATACAAATCCATCCACCATCTATGGGCAGTGTATTAGATATGCTCAATGTCATCAATGGCATTTTGTATGTACAAATTAG tcAACAAGACTTAGAAAATTTCAAAGCAGAGGTTGAAAAACGTTCGGAAACATTAGACTTGGTAAAACCATCAACAGAGCAACAAGAATGCACCAGTTGA